From the Syntrophomonadaceae bacterium genome, one window contains:
- the groES gene encoding co-chaperone GroES → MLRPLDDRIVVKVSQKEEKSVGGIVLPDTAKEKPQEGEVISVGPGRVLDNGSRLTPSVKVGDKVIFAKYSGTEVKIDGEEYLVMRETDVLAVRG, encoded by the coding sequence ATGCTTAGACCATTGGATGACAGGATTGTTGTCAAGGTGTCCCAGAAAGAAGAGAAAAGTGTTGGTGGGATTGTATTGCCAGATACCGCCAAAGAAAAACCTCAAGAAGGAGAGGTAATCAGTGTTGGTCCAGGACGGGTACTGGATAACGGTTCAAGGTTAACTCCTTCAGTTAAAGTGGGCGACAAAGTCATTTTTGCCAAGTACAGTGGGACTGAGGTAAAAATCGACGGAGAAGAATATCTGGTTATGCGGGAAACCGATGTCTTGGCTGTCCGCGGTTAA
- a CDS encoding undecaprenyl diphosphate synthase family protein, producing MNFKRIPQHVGIIPDGNRRWAVQHGLRKQDGYEKGIDPGFRLYEQCLELGIEEITFYGFTQDNTKRPPEQTASFQDACIKAVRGLAQRDAALLVVGNYKSPLFPKELIPYTNRVTFGRGLIKINFLVNYSWQWDLFVGVCSYDKKLIRANIQNTVASKDVSRIDLIVRWGGRRRLSGFLPLQSVYADFFVVDELWPDYKPDHFISALRWYEQQDITLGG from the coding sequence ATGAATTTCAAGCGAATACCGCAGCATGTTGGAATAATTCCGGATGGTAACCGTAGGTGGGCTGTGCAGCATGGTCTCAGGAAGCAAGACGGATACGAAAAAGGTATTGATCCTGGTTTCAGGCTTTATGAACAGTGCCTGGAATTAGGGATTGAGGAAATAACTTTTTATGGGTTTACTCAAGACAATACAAAAAGGCCTCCAGAGCAGACAGCCTCTTTTCAGGACGCATGCATAAAGGCTGTCAGGGGACTGGCTCAGAGGGATGCTGCGCTGTTAGTAGTTGGAAATTATAAATCCCCTTTATTTCCAAAAGAACTTATTCCTTACACAAATAGAGTTACATTCGGACGAGGATTAATTAAGATTAATTTTTTGGTAAATTACAGTTGGCAATGGGATCTCTTTGTTGGTGTTTGTTCGTATGATAAAAAGCTCATCAGGGCAAATATACAAAACACCGTTGCCTCAAAAGACGTTTCACGAATAGACTTGATAGTAAGATGGGGTGGCAGAAGACGTTTAAGTGGTTTCCTTCCACTTCAATCGGTTTATGCAGATTTTTTTGTAGTTGATGAGCTTTGGCCGGACTATAAACCGGATCATTTCATCAGTGCCTTAAGGTGGTATGAACAGCAAGACATCACGCTGGGTGGTTGA